The Leptospira inadai serovar Lyme str. 10 genome includes the window CTCCCACCCCTTTCTTGAGATTATTTGCTTGGAACGTCACACTCGGGCCAGTATGTTGGCCTATGTTTACCAATACTCCCCCCGCCTTAGCGTTAGGCGTTAGGTTGACTGATCCGCTAAATCCACTCGAAGGATTATACGATATATTGCCGTACTTCCCTCCCGCGTTAAACGAAGTACTTCCATGTTGGGAGAACGACATCCCCACATTCGCCGCAGAACTTCCATAACTTACTCCGGCCGCGAACCCTCCATCCCTACTATACGAAACATTCGCATTAAACCCGACCTCTCTTGTATATGCACTGACGGCTCCGGACGCCGCACCTACGAGTGCGCCTTCGATCCCGCCGGATTGATATCCTTGGACTGCTTGGATAGCGGCTTGTCCCAACGCGAGCATTTCAGGTCCGGCCACGAAGGATAAAGCGATACTTGCCACCACTTCAACGCCGGAAACAATCGCCTGAGTCCGTGCTTTCGCTTTCGCCTTTTTCTGTGCTTGGTTTTTCTCGAACCAGCTTACAAGCTGGTTTGCCATGTCTGGCGACATTCCTGTCGAAGTCGCAATCGCTTGGGCTATCGCGCTATTAACTTTATCTTGGATTTGACTTTCCATCCAGGACTTAAAGTTTCCGCCACCTGATAAAGCCTGGAATAAACTTTGTTGAGCAGAAGCCAAACTAGCTTCGGCGGACGCCTCTTCTTGGAAAGACGCGTCGTTCTTGGCGCTCAGAGAATTTAAAGCCGCAATTTGTTCATTCAGAGAATTGATCGTAGATTTATACGAACTACTAAAAGAATTCTCATTTGCATGGTTGGCACTGATTACGGAATTCGTATCCCAAGTCTGGAATAGATCACCGGCTGCAGCAATCTTGATCGTTGCGGGAGCGGAGAGATAAACGCTTTCGCTTACCTTCGTCGCCTCGTAGTCGCTTGAGTTGGTCGCGTCTCCGCCTACCTTCAACTTCGCGTGTCCGTCTTCTATCGCCGTTGTATAGACAATATTTCCGTGGCTATCTACTACCGCGTTACTTCCAAAAGAGCTTGCGATCCGATTTACTGCATTCGCTTTCTCCTCGATTGCTTGTTTGTTTAGCTGGTTCTCTAATGCGAGGTTACTAGCTCCCATCAACGATTGTTGGAAGATGGAAAGAGTATTGTTTAAACTGCTCTGATCGATAACCGGAGCGGTAGTATCCGAAGAAAGAAGTTTGGAATCAACGGGTAAAGAATTGAATACGATCTTAGGAGAAAGAGAATCTACGTTTCTCGAGCGATCCAAATCATCAGATTTCTCCCCCGAGCTCGCAACGGATTGAAACGAATTCTTGAGATTGTTTTCCCAGGTCTGCTGTTGGTTCGTTATGCTTTGGACGCCTGTAGTGAAAGATTGTTGAAGAGAATCCTTATACACGACTTCCTGCGCGTGCCAAGCCGCGTATTGCGCCTGATACGCCGAGACCTGATTCTCCAAATTCGCTATCGATGGGGTAATCGTATTCCAGCTACTTAATTCAGTCGTCAGGTTCGATACAAATCCGTTCCATGCCGTCGCGTTCGCCTGAGCATTTAGGTCTTGAACCTGGACATTGATTGAATATTGGAAAGTATCTTCGGAAAATGTTTCTGTCACAGGTAAAAAGATTCCGAATGCCCAAAGACCGGTCGCCGTAAAATCGAAAGCATTATATCCGGAGTTCGAATAACTTGAATAACCCCCCGAATGCCAAAGAGTAACTGGAAACGGATTAAAATTATTACTAAACCCGGTAAAGTCCGCACTATTGATTCCTAAAATCTTAACATTACTCGAATTGAAATAATTGCTATATAGGTAATTTATTAAAGTGGAATCCTGGGAATTGCTTCCCCCGTCGATGTAAGCCTTGATTGCTCCAATGATCGGATTTTGAGACGCTATCGAATCCCCATAGGCTACCAAATCAGAGCCGTTATAAATTTGTCGATCTATTCCGAAGCTATACCCTGACAAAGCCGGAGCATTGTAAGGAGTGGCTTGTTGCGCCCAATAGTTCGCGTTTGTTTGGGCTTGTAATTCTTGGGTCTGGAGATAGGTAACCATCTGATTCGCAAGTGTAGAAACAGGGGTTCCGTTCGCAAAACCTTGGTCCAAGCTTGTAATTAAAGCCTGTAAATCGACCCCTGCCTGAGTCATCGAATTCCAGTTCGTCGTCCCGTCCGGATTCGTATTATAAAAAAGAGAAGTAGTTTTTAAAGAATTCTCTAAAGATATTACGGCCGACTGCATATTTTGACGAACCGCATTCTCATAATTCTGTAGCTGTTGTAAATTCGCCTGGTATTGAGCGTCCGTTTGATTTAAGGACGATAACTGTTGCTGGTAGTTTCTTTGCAGGTCTGTTAAAGAATCCGAAAATTTTTGAAGCCCCGTATTTAGGGCAGTTCTATAATCTTCCGAAGCCGGCGCGCCCTGATTCGTGCTTTCTACAATCGAAAGACTTTGATTCTGAACGGTACTATGCGAAATATTGAATGCAAGTTGCCCGTTGATAAAATTGTCCCGGGCCGTCGATAGCTGAGAATCGACCTGATTTAACCATTGCGTTTCCGCATTATTTTCTTGAGCCCATAGATAAGCCGAGACAGCATTTTGGTATTGTTGGAGGGTCATGCTTGAATTTTGGCTGGCCGTAATCGAGCTTACCGTTGACTCAATTTCTAGAACGGCCGCATTTTCCCAATTTGACTTGATTTCGGCGAGTCCCTGTCCGCTAATCGCCTGCCAGCTATTAAGCGAAGTCGATTGATTCGCTATACTCATATGTTGATTAAAGTTTTGCTGTTGAAGAGTCGGAGCTACGAAATTTGGATAATTAACGTTCTGAGAGAATAGAAACGAAACAGGAAAGAAGAGAAGAGCTATGTAAGAGATAAGTAAAGAGCCCGAAAGAAGTTTCTGCTCAAATGTAAACTCTCGAAGTTTCTTTTCTCTCAGTTTCATACAAAACCATCCCCAGCAATCAACGGACACTAAGCAGAATTTCTAAGGCTATCCCGATGGAATATAAGCGCGAAATAAATTCCGGCAGAATACAAAAGCTTACAAAGAGAGGTCAGGCCCCTTCCCCTCGTATTTCCTGTCGATTACGGAAAAACTCGCTGATAAGCGAATGAAAGTCCAGAACATTTATGATAATTAAGTATCTTTTTTCGCTATTTTGACACATAGAACGATTCTACGAAATAATAAAATTACGTTAAACGACACCCAAACGGGATATACGTAAAAATAGAAAAGACGGCCGTTTTAAAAGCCGCCTTCTCGAATGAGGTCTTTTCGAATGAATTTATTGAATTTGTAGTGTGTAAGCCGCCGAGTTTGGATTTGCGACTACAAAGCATCTATAATTTCCTGCGTTTGTAGTAACAGAACTATTTGAATATGGGGCAGGAGAGTTGAAAACCGCATAATTCGCTTGAACATTGACATTACTTGCATTAATTATAATATTTGAATTCGCGATTAGGATAAGAGCACCGGTTATTCCCGAAGGAGTAGAGGTAAAGGTCACAGTGTCTGTCGTTCCTCCTCCCGTATAATAGTAATAGTTATAACCAGATTTAGATCCGGAGACTGCCGCTCCACCCTTCGTTAGGGTAGTTGCTCCCAAACAAGACGCTCCGTTTTGAGCCAGGGCAACAGCTAACAAAGCCGATTGATCGTCGCTTGATGACTTCTTACATCCTGCGAGTAAGGTTATAAAAAGAATTAGGCCAGTGAGGCGAGAAAGGGTTTTCATCTACAATATTTCTCCAAGATTCCCGTAATCAAAACGGGCTTTAAGGCGTTCGCTATTCTTTGAATCCGTACCGATTCAGCGTCAACCACCTTTTTAATAAAATACTAAGTTGTAATTTCGACTAGAACGTCTTGTTGATCCTGTCCTATTTGCGCTTAACCGTTAATAATCGACTACCGGCTGATCGTTACGGAACTTTCCTTTGTAAAGGACTTGATTCCCATCCGACTCTAAAAGGATTCCATTTCCGTGCCGCTTTCCATCTTTCCAATCCCCGATGTAACGGTTTCCGTTTTCGTAAACCAGCATCCCTTTTCCGTTATAAATTACACCCTTCTTATATTCCCCCTCCAGAACAATTTGACCGCCGTTCAATAATAGTTTTCCTTTGCCGGAGGGCTCTCCATCCTCCCAGTTCCCGACGTACTTCACTCCTCCGCCTTTCCAAGTAAAGGCTCCCATTCCTTCCTTGGTATTATTCGAAAAATGTCCCTCATACACGTCCCCGTTCGCGTACGTATAAACTCCGAATCCGTTCTTCTTCCCCCCGGACCATTCTCCTAAGTAATGCTCATTCTTCGGGCTCCGAAACTCACCGTTACCGCTTGGCCTGCGAAGAAACAATTCTCCCTTATAAACGTTCCCGTCCTTGTACGCTAACGTGCTTAAGCCGAACCAGCAATTTCCCGCCACACAAGTCCCATTGAGTAGGGATAGAAAGAAATACAGAACATACGATACAAGAAATACGCCCAGAACACCTAAAACGAGTCTCTTCTTTGAAACTAAAAAACGCCAAGCCCGACCGAAAAACTTATTTCTTGCCTTTAATTTTTGTACCGTCTGTCTCTTCGGTTCTTCTTTCTGGCTTACCTTTGAAACCGAACGTTCTCGCTTTGGTAAGTTCTTCTTTGCCATCCCGATTATCTCCATGAAATAACAATTCTGAAAGACGGAAGTAGGCAAGCCCCAACCGCTCTTCATGTTTCACTACGTTTCTATAACTCTCGATCGCAAGGTCTTTCCGTCCAAGGACTTCGTAGATTCTGCCCCGTAGTATCCACGCTTCGACATCGTTTGAGTCATTAGAAATAACCTCATCTAGACCTTTTGCGACTTCGCCTAGATCTTCGCCCATTACAAACCGAGTCCTGTACATCCATACGGCCGATTCCAGCCGCTTGGGGTTCTCTGCAAAGTCCTCTTCGAATAGTGACAACGCTTCTTTCAATTTGTTCGATAAAAAGTAAGACTTCGCGAGCATTAGCCGAACGAGCAGATAATCCGGATTCTCTTCATACAGTCTTCTAAACGCCTGGCTTGCTTCAGGCAATTGCTTGGACTGAAATAGAGCGAGAGCCTGTTTATACTCGTCACTCAGCTTCTCCGATTCCTTTGAGCATCCTATGGCTAAAGAAAATAGCAAAATTGAAATGAATACTTTTGTAAAATTCTTCACATGTGCAGAGGGAGGACAGACTTTAATTTTAGTCAATTACATTGATGATTCTCTCTTTAATCGCATTTCCTCTCTAAAATCTGGCTTCTTATCCCGTTCAGGGAGCCCTTCAAAATATCCAATTGACAAGAGTAACAATAAGCAGAATTAATTATCATTACTTTTATCGGGGCCTTCATGTTTAAGAATCTTCGGGAAATCGGCGAAAGAAATGGGAAAGATATAGTCGTTTTACTGAAGAACAAAATAGAGATTCAAAGATGGGAAGACCCGGCCGTCCGGAGGAGCCTTATCCGATACGGGGTCCTTTTAGGATTTGCATTTCTGTTAACAGTTGTTTATACGACCGTCCTCTTTCTCACCGGCGCAATTTCAAATTCCACCGCAGACAGCCTATACGCAAATCAAGAGATCAGCTATTTACTTTATTTTTTAATTCATTTTCCCCAGAGCACAGTTTCATTTTTACTTTTTTGGATCCTAATTCCGTTAGTGATCGGCGTTTTCTGGGCCGGATTTCTTTACGTTTTAAATGGGACCGACAAACAGATATCACTCCCTACCCTACTCGTCCTAACCCTGAATTGCTTTCTATTTCCGCTTACAACGATTTCAATACTTGGGTTAATCGGAGCCGTTAAGAACCTTCTCGTTGCCGGCTTCCTCATGAAGCTCCTTTTCGTCATTCAAGGAATCTTTTTCCTCGCAGGGTACTTTGGAGCTCTACTCTATGCTATAAAATCGTTTCAAAAACAATTCGATCAACCGCTCGGTAGGGCAGTCGTCCAGGCGATCGGTCCGACAATTTTGTTTTTTATACTTTACTCAATTTTCTAAGGTGCAAAAGGATTTCATCGAATGAATTTAATGAAATATTCTAAACGACTCTGCATTATCCTATCCATTATAGTAGTTGTTCTATCCTGCAAATCAAACGTTGAAAAAGGGAAGGAGCTAAATGCCGAAGGAGTTAAGCTTATGAGCACAGACCCCGAAAAAGCGGTCCTAAAGTTCAAGGAAGCGGCTACGTTAAACCCGAATGTCCCAGACTACATTTCAAACGCCGGCACCGCATACCTGAACCAAAAGAAGATTCCCGAAGCCCTACAAGAATTTAATACCGCTATTAAAATAGATCCCGCCTACGGCCCGGCGTATTATAACCGAGGGACTATATATTCATCCCAAGGAAAATATTATCCTGCGATTGAAGACTACCGAGAGGCTCTAAGACTAAGCGGAGAGATTCCGGAAATCATATATAACCTAGCATTAGCATACGAAAATGTGAAGAACGATAAGCTTGCAATAGAAAGCTATTCCCGTTTTATAGAAATTGCTCCATCAAATTTAGAGCCGGCAATCGAAGAGGCCAAATCCAGAATAGAAAAGCTGGTCAGTTTAAAAGCGGAAATACCTACTGAAAAAAGAAAGACTAACAAGAAAAGAAGGAAAAAATAAATTACACGGTAAACCGATACAATTTTCCGATTTCCTGAAAATCTTCCGTAATTTGAGACGCTAGTTTTTCTTTGATTTCTTCGAAAATACGGATTTGAGCGGGGGTAAAAAGTCTCTCTCCGCAATAATTGCATTCTTCGATCTCTACTTCAACAATAGCCGTATTGTTTCCGCCTTGGATAACCTCTTCTACTTTCCTATGAATCATTTCCCCTTTCCCGCAGACAGGACAGGGTATAAAATCTCCTACTCTCATTTCTTCATTTCCTTTTTCTAAAATCGTCCCATTTCTCTTTTGAGGGAATATAGATTGAAATTAATATTGAGATTTCCGAGTCCGCATTAAAAGCCCAGACACTATGCACTGGGATTTCTCCGACCATACTAAATATCAAAGAAGAAGGAAACGGTTTGTCCGTCGTTACCCGCTTGAATTAATGCGTGTTTGGTAACCCTATAATAGTCTTTTGAGATAGAATCGTTGATCAATTCCAACACCGGCCTACTTACGGCTTCCAAGCCTTGTCTAATTCTTCTACGTCTTTTTCCCACGCCGGAGGGTCATAGGAAAACTCATCCTCAGCTTTATTTCTTTCACTTGGAAAAACCCAAAGGGCCGAAATTTGCCAAAACGAATGTCCGGTTTTAAATTCTCTTATTATGTTCAATTTGGAATCGTAGACTCTAAAAAAAGACTCTGTCTTCTGCTCAAAAAAGGAAGGAATAAGCCCGAGACTTAAAACGCTAAAAGGAAACGTTGTCGCATAGACGACCGCACCTAATACGGTCGCTTTAAAAAATACGGGCGTAAAGATTCCGACGACATAGTAATCAACTTCCCTTTTTTTCATTCGAAAGGTTTTTGTCTGCGGGTCAAAGTCCAACACTTCGCATATATCCGGTAGAGCCCCTGCCGCCATATGCTTATACGAAAAATCGATGAAGCCCTGGATGTTTCCTTCCGGTACACTTGGATCCAAACCGGAGGATGGAAACTTGGCGATGGATGATCCATACTCAAGAGGCGAAATCACTTGCGTAGGCAAAGGATAAGCGGCCCTGTGATCCGAAGGAACATTTCTCCTTCCTTTGAAGAAGGCTGACTTCAAATCCGTTCCATATTTTAGGGAAATCTCACTTTTACAAGGCGTGTTAATCCAACCGTCTAATTTGTTTCCAACGGTCTCAGTCGAATATGGATGAAACCCGATAAGAGCGATCTTCTTTTTATCAATTCTCGGCTTTGGAATGGAGGGAGGGTCGAGTAGGTTAGCGGTCGTACAAGATAGTAGGAACGTAGAGAATAAGAAAGCTAGGTACCGCATAATATTTAATTAGTCCAGCGAGAATTCCAATCTATTCAACTTTCGCGTAACTAGTATTAATGATCGAGGACTTTTTAAGATTCAAAGTAAGAGTCACATCTTTATAACCGAGTGCCTTCGCCATCTTCATTTCACGGTCGCCCTCCGTCGTTTCTCGCAATTTGTAAAGTATAGCCGCTTTTCTTACATGAGGAAACGGATAGGCCGGCAATAGTTCTATTAGTTTATTATAGATTTCAACGGCATAAAAATCGCGTTCGGTTGCTTCCAGTAAGAAAGCGAATGCGGTCAAATAATTCGTATCCATCGGCAAAGGAGAATTTGCAAATACGGTCTCCCATTCATTCAATAATTTATAAGGATTTTCTTTTAAGAAAAGCCTATTCCATTGAAGCCAAATGAAGGCATCGGTGCTTTTAGGGTGCGCTTTATATTCTTCTTCGAGCAGTGCTTTCGCCTCTTCTTTAAACCCCAGTTCTGTACTGCATTTCCCTACAAGTGTCCTTGCATTTCTATAATCTCGACTTAGTAACAGAACCGTATTTAATTGTATCCGGGTTTCATAACAGTCTTGATTAAAAACGTAAGCCTTTGCGGCTTCTCCATACAGATTCCTTAGTTCGGTAGCGATTGAACGCTTTTTCCCTTCTCCGAATGAAACCCAAATAACGAAGAATAAAAGAAGGGTAGAAAATAGTTGCCCCTTGACGGGCCAAGGAAATGACAGCTTGGGGTTAGTCGTGTCCATGCGAATTAACCCGACCGATCTTTTACGATCAGCCGCGAAGATTCAAACTAAAAAAGGACGCACGATAGAAACTTTAGGCTTTTATGATCTGCCTTTAAAAGAATTCAAGATCGACCGAGGCTTAATAAAACGGCAAGTTCAGGTAGCGTTTATCTGCCATTTTCTGCCGATTTTATCCTTTTTATAGAATCCTTTAAAGCTAGGAAGCCTATACGACAAAAAGGTGAGCCGGCGCACCTTTGCTATTTTCCTTTTATTTTCAAGGCTTCGATTTGTTTATTTAAAGCCGTTATTTCTTTTCCAATGCGGGCAGCTTCTTTTTCGGCGGCCGTTTTTTGTGCCTTTAAATTCTTAATCTCAGAATTCAGTTCGATTATTCGTTCTTTAGGGGTTATGGGTTTATTCTTTTGCTTTGATATCACCTTTCTGGAAGCAAGTAGGGTATTATTTTTCGGTTTGATCCCTATTTTTCGTCCTTTGCTGTCCCGTTTTTCGACGTGTCCAACTTGGACACGTGCTCTTTCTTTACCCACTGTCGAAGGGCTCACGCCGACCGCTTTGGCAACTGATCTATCCGACTTAGTTGGGTCTTTTTTTAAGAAATATAAAATAATGTTTCTTTTTTCCTCGGTAGTGAAA containing:
- a CDS encoding TIGR04388 family protein gives rise to the protein MKLREKKLREFTFEQKLLSGSLLISYIALLFFPVSFLFSQNVNYPNFVAPTLQQQNFNQHMSIANQSTSLNSWQAISGQGLAEIKSNWENAAVLEIESTVSSITASQNSSMTLQQYQNAVSAYLWAQENNAETQWLNQVDSQLSTARDNFINGQLAFNISHSTVQNQSLSIVESTNQGAPASEDYRTALNTGLQKFSDSLTDLQRNYQQQLSSLNQTDAQYQANLQQLQNYENAVRQNMQSAVISLENSLKTTSLFYNTNPDGTTNWNSMTQAGVDLQALITSLDQGFANGTPVSTLANQMVTYLQTQELQAQTNANYWAQQATPYNAPALSGYSFGIDRQIYNGSDLVAYGDSIASQNPIIGAIKAYIDGGSNSQDSTLINYLYSNYFNSSNVKILGINSADFTGFSNNFNPFPVTLWHSGGYSSYSNSGYNAFDFTATGLWAFGIFLPVTETFSEDTFQYSINVQVQDLNAQANATAWNGFVSNLTTELSSWNTITPSIANLENQVSAYQAQYAAWHAQEVVYKDSLQQSFTTGVQSITNQQQTWENNLKNSFQSVASSGEKSDDLDRSRNVDSLSPKIVFNSLPVDSKLLSSDTTAPVIDQSSLNNTLSIFQQSLMGASNLALENQLNKQAIEEKANAVNRIASSFGSNAVVDSHGNIVYTTAIEDGHAKLKVGGDATNSSDYEATKVSESVYLSAPATIKIAAAGDLFQTWDTNSVISANHANENSFSSSYKSTINSLNEQIAALNSLSAKNDASFQEEASAEASLASAQQSLFQALSGGGNFKSWMESQIQDKVNSAIAQAIATSTGMSPDMANQLVSWFEKNQAQKKAKAKARTQAIVSGVEVVASIALSFVAGPEMLALGQAAIQAVQGYQSGGIEGALVGAASGAVSAYTREVGFNANVSYSRDGGFAAGVSYGSSAANVGMSFSQHGSTSFNAGGKYGNISYNPSSGFSGSVNLTPNAKAGGVLVNIGQHTGPSVTFQANNLKKGVGAAATISGNGNIDASATYKNTNIASISGNLHDPSSFGNFTVNDQFQQQVNQNAALEKADANLEAGKAKLEQGRDAIAATGNDYQREVLNDPNASAQDKHDTLVTLSKANELAMDPSSASTWLGRAAQDVVGNLVGSSGLGASDSNGFIDEKGKYVQRYCFTAGTLIRTKEGFKPIEKIELGDEVLSLNAETGKLSFNKVTSLFEKEAPEIYRITYEDGQVINTTWNHPFYIRGKGFVQVKNIEKDARSVTVASIRNSYRIDRNSGISMAASLASIGSKSANSNSSTWKEEIRGTVGVVKIEIIQKKTKVYNFEVEGNHTYFVGKDGVLVHNKGGCSVSGLPDKTELLHGGSGSGGGGGFGLWSAIGSAAASGIAGLHELVKSALGEPSTPRDTSVTPDEASQMRKLGLDPINEGDIKKFQGKAPSRIGGSTINENVITPNKFTDKIASEIDGKTQGSIKRTSLTAEGINAKRVLIGDGDPNKIAVIGRNMDDRVRPFANAIGAETFKPSSAALKAYDAGDSSLIYKENLDWVQKIKSKGYTVYDVGLDPAYVELGSKKKGDFYKMETKELFGTSK
- a CDS encoding MORN repeat-containing protein, producing MAKKNLPKRERSVSKVSQKEEPKRQTVQKLKARNKFFGRAWRFLVSKKRLVLGVLGVFLVSYVLYFFLSLLNGTCVAGNCWFGLSTLAYKDGNVYKGELFLRRPSGNGEFRSPKNEHYLGEWSGGKKNGFGVYTYANGDVYEGHFSNNTKEGMGAFTWKGGGVKYVGNWEDGEPSGKGKLLLNGGQIVLEGEYKKGVIYNGKGMLVYENGNRYIGDWKDGKRHGNGILLESDGNQVLYKGKFRNDQPVVDY
- a CDS encoding tetratricopeptide repeat protein, producing MTKIKVCPPSAHVKNFTKVFISILLFSLAIGCSKESEKLSDEYKQALALFQSKQLPEASQAFRRLYEENPDYLLVRLMLAKSYFLSNKLKEALSLFEEDFAENPKRLESAVWMYRTRFVMGEDLGEVAKGLDEVISNDSNDVEAWILRGRIYEVLGRKDLAIESYRNVVKHEERLGLAYFRLSELLFHGDNRDGKEELTKARTFGFKGKPERRTEETDGTKIKGKK
- a CDS encoding tetratricopeptide repeat protein → MNLMKYSKRLCIILSIIVVVLSCKSNVEKGKELNAEGVKLMSTDPEKAVLKFKEAATLNPNVPDYISNAGTAYLNQKKIPEALQEFNTAIKIDPAYGPAYYNRGTIYSSQGKYYPAIEDYREALRLSGEIPEIIYNLALAYENVKNDKLAIESYSRFIEIAPSNLEPAIEEAKSRIEKLVSLKAEIPTEKRKTNKKRRKK
- a CDS encoding YgiT-type zinc finger protein; this translates as MRVGDFIPCPVCGKGEMIHRKVEEVIQGGNNTAIVEVEIEECNYCGERLFTPAQIRIFEEIKEKLASQITEDFQEIGKLYRFTV
- a CDS encoding Lp29 family lipoprotein — protein: MRYLAFLFSTFLLSCTTANLLDPPSIPKPRIDKKKIALIGFHPYSTETVGNKLDGWINTPCKSEISLKYGTDLKSAFFKGRRNVPSDHRAAYPLPTQVISPLEYGSSIAKFPSSGLDPSVPEGNIQGFIDFSYKHMAAGALPDICEVLDFDPQTKTFRMKKREVDYYVVGIFTPVFFKATVLGAVVYATTFPFSVLSLGLIPSFFEQKTESFFRVYDSKLNIIREFKTGHSFWQISALWVFPSERNKAEDEFSYDPPAWEKDVEELDKAWKP
- a CDS encoding tetratricopeptide repeat protein: MDTTNPKLSFPWPVKGQLFSTLLLFFVIWVSFGEGKKRSIATELRNLYGEAAKAYVFNQDCYETRIQLNTVLLLSRDYRNARTLVGKCSTELGFKEEAKALLEEEYKAHPKSTDAFIWLQWNRLFLKENPYKLLNEWETVFANSPLPMDTNYLTAFAFLLEATERDFYAVEIYNKLIELLPAYPFPHVRKAAILYKLRETTEGDREMKMAKALGYKDVTLTLNLKKSSIINTSYAKVE